The proteins below are encoded in one region of Cucurbita pepo subsp. pepo cultivar mu-cu-16 chromosome LG10, ASM280686v2, whole genome shotgun sequence:
- the LOC111804338 gene encoding uncharacterized protein LOC111804338 — MEDESLQKVAISGPILASLIQRCSSSSSSGAVDGLLFGHVSETTPLSLSDDSSSSSNIEPSVRVATVTGFLCSGTTNSFYDSSGQVDSQLLNRLLGRNLSDGQAQPNDSLVGWFAGRRRTQLRPSMREYLVSASLSSMKQLSFPVKDSVKPTNLIPSLFLLLTSPISDQIIHTHEYRAFQFRSSNEFFEPKSIDIVNIGPAFRGHYGSFTPNSPFPHLPCEMRASPMNVDKIDGNLNLMKQNLKDQKQLNMCAEGFEIGNLTRLLGSEAANYTAGLEDLYEKMLAKTESLARLVEKSSAQVLDQENHNRKLRYKLARYPGFE, encoded by the exons ATGGAAGACGAATCGTTGCAGAAGGTTGCGATTTCAGGGCCAATCTTAGCCTCTTTGATCCAACGctgctcctcctcctcctcctccggtGCCGTTGATGGTCTTCTCTTCGGCCATGTCTCCGAAACTACGCCCTTATCCCTCTCCGAtgattcatcttcttcatccaaCATCGAACCATCGGTACGTGTCGCCACTGTCACCGGATTTCTCTGCTCTGGTACCACGAATAGCTTTTACGATTCTTCTGGACAAGTAGATTCACAATTGCTTAACCGCCTTCTCGGCCGAAACCTGTCCGACGGCCAAGCTCAACCTAACGATTCTTTGGTCGGTTGGTTTGCCGGCCGCCGGAGAACTCAGCTTCGACCTTCCATGCGTGAATACTTAGTGAGTGCCTCTCTGTCTTCGATGAAGCAATTGTCGTTTCCTGTCAAAGACTCTGTGAAACCTACCAATCTAATCCCTAGTTTGTTTCTGCTTCTGACTTCGCCGATATCTGATCAAATTATCCACACACACGAGTACCGTGCTTTTCAATTTCGGTCCTCCAATGAGTTCTTTGAGCCGAAATCAATTGACATTGTGAACATCGGACCGGCATTTCGTGGCCACTATGGGTCGTTTACCCCTAATTCTCCTTTCCCTCATTTGCCTTGCGAGATGAGAGCTTCTCCGATGAATGTAGATAAGATTGATGGGAATTTGAATCTGATGAAGCAAAACTTGAAAGATCAGAAGCAACTGAATATGTGTGCTGAAGGATTCGAGATTGGGAACTTGACCCGGTTACTGGGTTCTGAGGCAGCAAATTATACTGCTGGGCTGGAGGATTTATACGAAAAAATGCTTGCCAAGACTGAGAGCTTGGCACGGCTCGTTGAGAAGAGCTCTGCTCAGGTTCTTGATCAG GAAAATCACAACAGAAAGTTGAGATATAAACTTGCGAGGTACCCTGGATTTGAGTAA
- the LOC111804235 gene encoding PRA1 family protein B2-like, translating to MPSSSPAILPVSNSESQPQIPLSSFASHIFLSLRHAFSRRRPWPELLDRSAFSKPESLSEATLRIRKNYTYFRVNYFAIIALILAFSFFSNPSSLFLLIALLSSWIFLYLFRPSDQPLVLFGRLFRDSEILIGLVVFTACVIFLTSVGSVLVSSLTAGAAVVCAHGALRSPDDLFLDEQEVNSTGFLGLFAGAPSAAAASAAPSGA from the coding sequence ATGCCGTCCTCTTCTCCGGCCATCCTCCCTGTTTCCAATTCCGAATCTCAACCTCAAATCCCCCTTTCCTCATTCGCCAGCCACATCTTCCTCTCCCTCCGCCACGCCTTCTCCCGTCGCCGCCCTTGGCCGGAGCTCCTAGATCGCTCCGCCTTCTCCAAGCCAGAGTCCCTCTCCGAAGCCACACTCCGCATCCGCAAGAACTACACCTATTTCCGCGTTAATTATTTCGCGATTATAGCCCTAATTCTTgcgttttcatttttctcaaatccTTCGTCTCTGTTCCTCTTGATCGCGCTTCTTTCCTCTTGGATCTTCCTCTACCTCTTCCGCCCTTCCGATCAGCCACTTGTTCTGTTCGGCCGGTTGTTCAGAGACAGCGAGATCTTGATTGGCCTTGTTGTTTTCACCGCCTGTGTTATTTTCCTCACCAGCGTCGGATCCGTTCTTGTTTCGTCCCTCACCGCCGGTGCCGCTGTCGTCTGCGCTCACGGCGCTCTCCGATCTCCCGATGATCTGTTCCTTGATGAACAGGAAGTTAACTCCACTGGATTTCTTGGTTTATTCGCCGGCGCCCCCTCTGCTgccgccgcctccgccgcTCCTTCCGGCGCGTAA